From Molothrus aeneus isolate 106 chromosome 18, BPBGC_Maene_1.0, whole genome shotgun sequence, a single genomic window includes:
- the SGSM1 gene encoding small G protein signaling modulator 1 isoform X3 — translation MAAAPAEAETRQRLLRTVKKEVKQIMEEAVTRKFVHEDSSHIISFCAAVECCVLFGLKRRAAGFLRSNKIAALFMKVGKSFPLAEELCRKVQDLEQLIENARNQAQGVPENVRKVPKLPNLSPQAIRHLWIRTALFEKVLDKIVHYLVENSSKYYEKEALLMDPVDGPILASLLVGPCALEYTKMKTADHFWTDPSADELVQRHRIHSSHCRQDSPTKRPALCIQKRHSSGSMDDRPSLSARDYVESLHQNSRATLLYGKNNVLVQPRDDMEAIPGYLSLHQTADIMALKWTPNQLMNGSVGDLDYEKSVYWDYAMTIRLEEIVYLHCHQQVDSGGTVVLVSQDGIQRPPLRFPRGGHLLQFLSCLENGLLPHGQLDPPLWSQRGKGKVFPKLKKRSPQGSSESASDKEDDEATDYVFRIIYPGTQTEFVAINGAFHPLLAPVTAGRGKIMKIPAGSKMVMIPKWCLSVPGRSRALRAALGTSWHQLPQDLMDAPGAVLPPIWQPSTRKSSCSSCSQSGSSDGGPANGCSHERAPLKLLCDNMKYQILSRAFYGWLAYCRHLSTVRTHLSALVNHNIVSPDVPCSASAGLTVDIWHRYLQDSSSYEDQELLRLIYYGGIQHEIRKAVWPFLLGHYQFGMTEAERKEADEQTRACYEHTMAEWLGCEAIVRQREKESHAAALAKCSSGASLDSHIQRMMHRDSTISNESSQSCSSGRQNHARLQSDSSSSTQVFESVDEVEQTEVDSQLEDGKQSKIPNGTVPNGTCSPDSGHPSSQNFSITSGFSERSFSNEDSALETTKSSSSSQGKAAGSDLPAPPDTDGVQQEKLQGQDSLEGEFPTGGSVDFVPMGEGSAGLLRDSDTVALTVVESWADSEAEKQSLVESEDNLSEEPEMESLYPQLDSLTVTDLTSSEPAALSSTGVTYSPELLDMYTVNLHRIEKDVQRCDRNYWYFTPANLEKLRNVMCSYIWQHIEIGYVQGMCDLLAPLLVILDDEALAFSCFTELMKRMNQNFPHGGAMDTHFANMRSLIQILDSELFELMHQNGDYTHFYFCYRWFLLDFKRELVYDDVFAVWETIWAAAHVSSAHYVLFIALALVEMYRDIILENNMDFTDIIKFFNEMAERHNTKQILKLARDLVYKVQTLIENK, via the exons CCGCCGTGGAATGCTGTGTGCTGTTCGGGCTGAAGCGGAGGGCGGCCGGGTTCCTGCGCAGCAACAAGATCGCAGCGCTCTTCATGAAGGTGGGCAAGAGCTTCCCCCTGGcagaggagctctgcaggaaggTGCAGGACCTGGAGCAGCTCATTGAGAACGC GAGAAACCAAGCCCAGGGGGTCCCAGAGAACGTGCGCAAGGTGCCGAAGCTGCCCAACCTGTCTCCTCAGGCCATCCGGCACCTCTGGATCCGCACAGCCCTCTTCGAAAAGGTCCTGGATAAAATCGTGCACTACCTGGTGGAGAACAGCAg TAAGTACTATGAGAAGGAAGCTCTCCTGATGGATCCTGTGGATGGGCCAATTCTAGCATCTTTATTGG TGGGGCCCTGTGCACTGGAATACACCAAGATGAAGACTGCTGACCACTTCTGGACAGACCCCTCTGCAGATGAGCTGGTCCAGAGGCACAGGatccacagctcccactgccgCCAGGACTCGCCCACCAAACGCCCAGCGCTCTGT ATTCAGAAAAGACATTCCAGTGGCAGCATGGATGACAGGCCATCCCTGTCTGCCAGGGACTATGTGGAGTCCCTGCACCAGAATTCCAGAGCCACGCTCCTGTACGGCAAGAACAACGTCCTGGTGCAGCCG CGAGATGACATGGAGGCAATCCCAGGGTACCTGTCCCTTCACCAGACTGCTGACATCATGGCACTGAAGTGGACCCCCAACCAGCTGATGAACGGCTCCGTGGGGGACCTGGACTATGAGAAGAG CGTGTACTGGGACTATGCCATGACCATTCGCCTGGAGGAGATCGTGTacctgcactgccaccagcagg TAGACAGTGGTGGCACGGTTGTCCTGGTGAGCCAGGATGGCATCCAGAGGCCACCTCTGCGCTTCCCCCGTGGAGGACACTTGCTGCAGttcctgtcctgcctggagAATGGCCTCCTGCCCCACGGGCAGCTGGACCCACCCCTCTGGTCACAGCGGGGAAAG ggaaagGTGTTCCCCAAACTGAAGAAGAGAAGCCCCCAGGGCTCCTCTGAGTCCGCATCTGACAAGGAAGATGATGAAGCCACGGATTATGTCTTCAGGATCATCTACCCTGGGACTCAGACAGAGTTTG TTGCCATTAATGGTGCTTTTCACCCACTCCTTGCACCTGTGACTGCTGGGAGAGGGAAGATCATGAAGATTCCAGCTGGAAGCAAGATGGTGATGATCCCCAAATGGTGCCTGAGTGTCCCTGGCAGATCCCGAGCTCTCcgtgctgctctgggcacctcctGGCATCAGT tgccccaggacCTGATGGATGCTCCAGGGGCTGTCCTGCCCCCCATATGGCAGCCCAGCACCCGCaaatcctcctgctcctcctgctcccagagcgGCTCCTCCGACGGGGGCCCGGCCAATGGCTGCAGCCACGAGAG AGCTCCACTGAAGCTGCTGTGTGACAACATGAAGTACCAGATCCTGTCCCGGGCCTTCTACGGAT GGTTGGCCTACTGCAGACACCTGTCCACGGTGAGGACTCACCTGTCAGCGCTGGTGAACCACAACATCgtgtcccctgatgtcccctgcAGCGCCAGCGCGGGGCTCACCGTGGACATCTGGCACAGATACCTGCAGGACAGCTCG AGTTACGaggaccaggagctgctgcggCTCATCTACTACGGCGGGATCCAGCACGAGATCAGGAAGGCTGTGTGGCCCTTCCTGCTGGGCCATTACCAGTTTGGGATGacagaggcagagaggaaggag GCTGACGAGCAGACCCGGGCATGCTACGAGCACACCATGGCAGAGTGGCTGGGCTGCGAGGCCATCGTCCGGCAGCGCGAGAAGGAGTCGCACGCTGCAGCCCTGGCCAAGTGCTCCTCGGGGGCCAGCCTGGACTCCCACATCCAGAGGATGATGCACAGGGACTCCACCATCAGCAACGAG tcctcgcagagctgcagctccggCCGGCAGAACCACGCCCGGCTGCAGAGCgactccagctccagcacccag GTGTTTGAATCTGTGGATGAGGTGGAACAGACTGAAGTAGATTCTCAGCTGGAAGATGGCAAACAAAGCAAGATCCCCAATGGGACAGTCCCCAATGGCACGTGTTCCCCTGATTCTGGGCACCCTTCTTCCCAAAACTTCTCCATCACATCGGGGTTCTCGGAGCGCAGCTTCAGCAACGAGGACAGTGCCCTGGAAACCACCAAATCCTCATCCAGCTCCCAGGGAAAGGCTGCTGGCTCTGACCTGCCAGCCCCACCAGACACAGATGGTGTccagcaggagaagctgcagggccaggacagcCTGGAAGGGGAATTTCCCACTGGTGGAAGCGTGGATTTTGTCCCCATGGGTGAGGGCTCGGCGGGGCTCCTGCGTGACAGTGACACTGTGGCCCTGACTGTGGTGGAGAGCTGGGCAGACAGCGAGGctgagaagcagagcctggtgGAGAGTGAGGACAACCTCTCTGAGGAACCAGAGATGGAGAGTCTGTACCCACAGCTGGACTCTCTGACTGTGACTGATCTGACCAGCAGTGAaccagctgctctctcctccACAGGTGTCACCTACTCT ccagagctgctggacaTGTACACGGTGAACCTGCACCGCATTGAGAAGGACGTGCAGCGCTGTGACCGTAACTACTGGTACTTCACCCCCGCCAACCTGGAGAAGCTCCGCAACGTCATGTGCAg CTACATCTGGCAGCACATTGAGATTGGCTATGTGCAAGGCATGTGTGACCTGCTGGCCCCTCTCCTGGTCATCCTGGATGATG AGGCTCTGGCCTTCAGCTGCTTCACCGAGCTGATGAAGAGGATGAACCAGAACTTCCCCCATGGAGGAGCCATGGACACCCACTTTGCCAACATGAGGTCGCTGATCCAG ATTCTGGACTCTGAGCTCTTTGAGCTGATGCACCAGAATGGGGATTACACTCATTTCTACTTCTGCTACCGATGGTTTCTCCTGGACTTCAAGAGAG AGCTGGTGTATGATGATGTCTTTGCTGTCTGGGAGACCATCTGGGCTGCTGCTCACGTCTCCTCTGCTCACTACGTGCTCTTCATAGCCCTGGCCCTGGTGGAGATGTACCGGGACATCATCCTGGAGAACAACATGGATTTTACAGACATCATCAAGTTTTTCAATG AAATGGCCGAGCGCCACAACACCAAGCAGATCCTGAAGCTGGCTCGGGACCTGGTCTATAAAGTGCAGACTCTGATTGAGAACAAATGA
- the SGSM1 gene encoding small G protein signaling modulator 1 isoform X2 — MAAAPAEAETRQRLLRTVKKEVKQIMEEAVTRKFVHEDSSHIISFCAAVECCVLFGLKRRAAGFLRSNKIAALFMKVGKSFPLAEELCRKVQDLEQLIENARNQAQGVPENVRKVPKLPNLSPQAIRHLWIRTALFEKVLDKIVHYLVENSSKYYEKEALLMDPVDGPILASLLVGPCALEYTKMKTADHFWTDPSADELVQRHRIHSSHCRQDSPTKRPALCIQKRHSSGSMDDRPSLSARDYVESLHQNSRATLLYGKNNVLVQPRDDMEAIPGYLSLHQTADIMALKWTPNQLMNGSVGDLDYEKSVYWDYAMTIRLEEIVYLHCHQQVDSGGTVVLVSQDGIQRPPLRFPRGGHLLQFLSCLENGLLPHGQLDPPLWSQRGKGKVFPKLKKRSPQGSSESASDKEDDEATDYVFRIIYPGTQTEFVPQDLMDAPGAVLPPIWQPSTRKSSCSSCSQSGSSDGGPANGCSHERAPLKLLCDNMKYQILSRAFYGWLAYCRHLSTVRTHLSALVNHNIVSPDVPCSASAGLTVDIWHRYLQDSSSYEDQELLRLIYYGGIQHEIRKAVWPFLLGHYQFGMTEAERKEADEQTRACYEHTMAEWLGCEAIVRQREKESHAAALAKCSSGASLDSHIQRMMHRDSTISNESSQSCSSGRQNHARLQSDSSSSTQVFESVDEVEQTEVDSQLEDGKQSKIPNGTVPNGTCSPDSGHPSSQNFSITSGFSERSFSNEDSALETTKSSSSSQGKAAGSDLPAPPDTDGVQQEKLQGQDSLEGEFPTGGSVDFVPMGEGSAGLLRDSDTVALTVVESWADSEAEKQSLVESEDNLSEEPEMESLYPQLDSLTVTDLTSSEPAALSSTGVTYSPELLDMYTVNLHRIEKDVQRCDRNYWYFTPANLEKLRNVMCSYIWQHIEIGYVQGMCDLLAPLLVILDDEALAFSCFTELMKRMNQNFPHGGAMDTHFANMRSLIQILDSELFELMHQNGDYTHFYFCYRWFLLDFKRELVYDDVFAVWETIWAAAHVSSAHYVLFIALALVEMYRDIILENNMDFTDIIKFFNEMAERHNTKQILKLARDLVYKVQTLIENK, encoded by the exons CCGCCGTGGAATGCTGTGTGCTGTTCGGGCTGAAGCGGAGGGCGGCCGGGTTCCTGCGCAGCAACAAGATCGCAGCGCTCTTCATGAAGGTGGGCAAGAGCTTCCCCCTGGcagaggagctctgcaggaaggTGCAGGACCTGGAGCAGCTCATTGAGAACGC GAGAAACCAAGCCCAGGGGGTCCCAGAGAACGTGCGCAAGGTGCCGAAGCTGCCCAACCTGTCTCCTCAGGCCATCCGGCACCTCTGGATCCGCACAGCCCTCTTCGAAAAGGTCCTGGATAAAATCGTGCACTACCTGGTGGAGAACAGCAg TAAGTACTATGAGAAGGAAGCTCTCCTGATGGATCCTGTGGATGGGCCAATTCTAGCATCTTTATTGG TGGGGCCCTGTGCACTGGAATACACCAAGATGAAGACTGCTGACCACTTCTGGACAGACCCCTCTGCAGATGAGCTGGTCCAGAGGCACAGGatccacagctcccactgccgCCAGGACTCGCCCACCAAACGCCCAGCGCTCTGT ATTCAGAAAAGACATTCCAGTGGCAGCATGGATGACAGGCCATCCCTGTCTGCCAGGGACTATGTGGAGTCCCTGCACCAGAATTCCAGAGCCACGCTCCTGTACGGCAAGAACAACGTCCTGGTGCAGCCG CGAGATGACATGGAGGCAATCCCAGGGTACCTGTCCCTTCACCAGACTGCTGACATCATGGCACTGAAGTGGACCCCCAACCAGCTGATGAACGGCTCCGTGGGGGACCTGGACTATGAGAAGAG CGTGTACTGGGACTATGCCATGACCATTCGCCTGGAGGAGATCGTGTacctgcactgccaccagcagg TAGACAGTGGTGGCACGGTTGTCCTGGTGAGCCAGGATGGCATCCAGAGGCCACCTCTGCGCTTCCCCCGTGGAGGACACTTGCTGCAGttcctgtcctgcctggagAATGGCCTCCTGCCCCACGGGCAGCTGGACCCACCCCTCTGGTCACAGCGGGGAAAG ggaaagGTGTTCCCCAAACTGAAGAAGAGAAGCCCCCAGGGCTCCTCTGAGTCCGCATCTGACAAGGAAGATGATGAAGCCACGGATTATGTCTTCAGGATCATCTACCCTGGGACTCAGACAGAGTTTG tgccccaggacCTGATGGATGCTCCAGGGGCTGTCCTGCCCCCCATATGGCAGCCCAGCACCCGCaaatcctcctgctcctcctgctcccagagcgGCTCCTCCGACGGGGGCCCGGCCAATGGCTGCAGCCACGAGAG AGCTCCACTGAAGCTGCTGTGTGACAACATGAAGTACCAGATCCTGTCCCGGGCCTTCTACGGAT GGTTGGCCTACTGCAGACACCTGTCCACGGTGAGGACTCACCTGTCAGCGCTGGTGAACCACAACATCgtgtcccctgatgtcccctgcAGCGCCAGCGCGGGGCTCACCGTGGACATCTGGCACAGATACCTGCAGGACAGCTCG AGTTACGaggaccaggagctgctgcggCTCATCTACTACGGCGGGATCCAGCACGAGATCAGGAAGGCTGTGTGGCCCTTCCTGCTGGGCCATTACCAGTTTGGGATGacagaggcagagaggaaggag GCTGACGAGCAGACCCGGGCATGCTACGAGCACACCATGGCAGAGTGGCTGGGCTGCGAGGCCATCGTCCGGCAGCGCGAGAAGGAGTCGCACGCTGCAGCCCTGGCCAAGTGCTCCTCGGGGGCCAGCCTGGACTCCCACATCCAGAGGATGATGCACAGGGACTCCACCATCAGCAACGAG tcctcgcagagctgcagctccggCCGGCAGAACCACGCCCGGCTGCAGAGCgactccagctccagcacccag GTGTTTGAATCTGTGGATGAGGTGGAACAGACTGAAGTAGATTCTCAGCTGGAAGATGGCAAACAAAGCAAGATCCCCAATGGGACAGTCCCCAATGGCACGTGTTCCCCTGATTCTGGGCACCCTTCTTCCCAAAACTTCTCCATCACATCGGGGTTCTCGGAGCGCAGCTTCAGCAACGAGGACAGTGCCCTGGAAACCACCAAATCCTCATCCAGCTCCCAGGGAAAGGCTGCTGGCTCTGACCTGCCAGCCCCACCAGACACAGATGGTGTccagcaggagaagctgcagggccaggacagcCTGGAAGGGGAATTTCCCACTGGTGGAAGCGTGGATTTTGTCCCCATGGGTGAGGGCTCGGCGGGGCTCCTGCGTGACAGTGACACTGTGGCCCTGACTGTGGTGGAGAGCTGGGCAGACAGCGAGGctgagaagcagagcctggtgGAGAGTGAGGACAACCTCTCTGAGGAACCAGAGATGGAGAGTCTGTACCCACAGCTGGACTCTCTGACTGTGACTGATCTGACCAGCAGTGAaccagctgctctctcctccACAGGTGTCACCTACTCT ccagagctgctggacaTGTACACGGTGAACCTGCACCGCATTGAGAAGGACGTGCAGCGCTGTGACCGTAACTACTGGTACTTCACCCCCGCCAACCTGGAGAAGCTCCGCAACGTCATGTGCAg CTACATCTGGCAGCACATTGAGATTGGCTATGTGCAAGGCATGTGTGACCTGCTGGCCCCTCTCCTGGTCATCCTGGATGATG AGGCTCTGGCCTTCAGCTGCTTCACCGAGCTGATGAAGAGGATGAACCAGAACTTCCCCCATGGAGGAGCCATGGACACCCACTTTGCCAACATGAGGTCGCTGATCCAG ATTCTGGACTCTGAGCTCTTTGAGCTGATGCACCAGAATGGGGATTACACTCATTTCTACTTCTGCTACCGATGGTTTCTCCTGGACTTCAAGAGAG AGCTGGTGTATGATGATGTCTTTGCTGTCTGGGAGACCATCTGGGCTGCTGCTCACGTCTCCTCTGCTCACTACGTGCTCTTCATAGCCCTGGCCCTGGTGGAGATGTACCGGGACATCATCCTGGAGAACAACATGGATTTTACAGACATCATCAAGTTTTTCAATG AAATGGCCGAGCGCCACAACACCAAGCAGATCCTGAAGCTGGCTCGGGACCTGGTCTATAAAGTGCAGACTCTGATTGAGAACAAATGA
- the SGSM1 gene encoding small G protein signaling modulator 1 isoform X1: protein MAAAPAEAETRQRLLRTVKKEVKQIMEEAVTRKFVHEDSSHIISFCAAVECCVLFGLKRRAAGFLRSNKIAALFMKVGKSFPLAEELCRKVQDLEQLIENARNQAQGVPENVRKVPKLPNLSPQAIRHLWIRTALFEKVLDKIVHYLVENSSKYYEKEALLMDPVDGPILASLLVGPCALEYTKMKTADHFWTDPSADELVQRHRIHSSHCRQDSPTKRPALCIQKRHSSGSMDDRPSLSARDYVESLHQNSRATLLYGKNNVLVQPRDDMEAIPGYLSLHQTADIMALKWTPNQLMNGSVGDLDYEKSVYWDYAMTIRLEEIVYLHCHQQAVDSGGTVVLVSQDGIQRPPLRFPRGGHLLQFLSCLENGLLPHGQLDPPLWSQRGKGKVFPKLKKRSPQGSSESASDKEDDEATDYVFRIIYPGTQTEFVPQDLMDAPGAVLPPIWQPSTRKSSCSSCSQSGSSDGGPANGCSHERAPLKLLCDNMKYQILSRAFYGWLAYCRHLSTVRTHLSALVNHNIVSPDVPCSASAGLTVDIWHRYLQDSSSYEDQELLRLIYYGGIQHEIRKAVWPFLLGHYQFGMTEAERKEADEQTRACYEHTMAEWLGCEAIVRQREKESHAAALAKCSSGASLDSHIQRMMHRDSTISNESSQSCSSGRQNHARLQSDSSSSTQVFESVDEVEQTEVDSQLEDGKQSKIPNGTVPNGTCSPDSGHPSSQNFSITSGFSERSFSNEDSALETTKSSSSSQGKAAGSDLPAPPDTDGVQQEKLQGQDSLEGEFPTGGSVDFVPMGEGSAGLLRDSDTVALTVVESWADSEAEKQSLVESEDNLSEEPEMESLYPQLDSLTVTDLTSSEPAALSSTGVTYSPELLDMYTVNLHRIEKDVQRCDRNYWYFTPANLEKLRNVMCSYIWQHIEIGYVQGMCDLLAPLLVILDDEALAFSCFTELMKRMNQNFPHGGAMDTHFANMRSLIQILDSELFELMHQNGDYTHFYFCYRWFLLDFKRELVYDDVFAVWETIWAAAHVSSAHYVLFIALALVEMYRDIILENNMDFTDIIKFFNEMAERHNTKQILKLARDLVYKVQTLIENK, encoded by the exons CCGCCGTGGAATGCTGTGTGCTGTTCGGGCTGAAGCGGAGGGCGGCCGGGTTCCTGCGCAGCAACAAGATCGCAGCGCTCTTCATGAAGGTGGGCAAGAGCTTCCCCCTGGcagaggagctctgcaggaaggTGCAGGACCTGGAGCAGCTCATTGAGAACGC GAGAAACCAAGCCCAGGGGGTCCCAGAGAACGTGCGCAAGGTGCCGAAGCTGCCCAACCTGTCTCCTCAGGCCATCCGGCACCTCTGGATCCGCACAGCCCTCTTCGAAAAGGTCCTGGATAAAATCGTGCACTACCTGGTGGAGAACAGCAg TAAGTACTATGAGAAGGAAGCTCTCCTGATGGATCCTGTGGATGGGCCAATTCTAGCATCTTTATTGG TGGGGCCCTGTGCACTGGAATACACCAAGATGAAGACTGCTGACCACTTCTGGACAGACCCCTCTGCAGATGAGCTGGTCCAGAGGCACAGGatccacagctcccactgccgCCAGGACTCGCCCACCAAACGCCCAGCGCTCTGT ATTCAGAAAAGACATTCCAGTGGCAGCATGGATGACAGGCCATCCCTGTCTGCCAGGGACTATGTGGAGTCCCTGCACCAGAATTCCAGAGCCACGCTCCTGTACGGCAAGAACAACGTCCTGGTGCAGCCG CGAGATGACATGGAGGCAATCCCAGGGTACCTGTCCCTTCACCAGACTGCTGACATCATGGCACTGAAGTGGACCCCCAACCAGCTGATGAACGGCTCCGTGGGGGACCTGGACTATGAGAAGAG CGTGTACTGGGACTATGCCATGACCATTCGCCTGGAGGAGATCGTGTacctgcactgccaccagcagg CAGTAGACAGTGGTGGCACGGTTGTCCTGGTGAGCCAGGATGGCATCCAGAGGCCACCTCTGCGCTTCCCCCGTGGAGGACACTTGCTGCAGttcctgtcctgcctggagAATGGCCTCCTGCCCCACGGGCAGCTGGACCCACCCCTCTGGTCACAGCGGGGAAAG ggaaagGTGTTCCCCAAACTGAAGAAGAGAAGCCCCCAGGGCTCCTCTGAGTCCGCATCTGACAAGGAAGATGATGAAGCCACGGATTATGTCTTCAGGATCATCTACCCTGGGACTCAGACAGAGTTTG tgccccaggacCTGATGGATGCTCCAGGGGCTGTCCTGCCCCCCATATGGCAGCCCAGCACCCGCaaatcctcctgctcctcctgctcccagagcgGCTCCTCCGACGGGGGCCCGGCCAATGGCTGCAGCCACGAGAG AGCTCCACTGAAGCTGCTGTGTGACAACATGAAGTACCAGATCCTGTCCCGGGCCTTCTACGGAT GGTTGGCCTACTGCAGACACCTGTCCACGGTGAGGACTCACCTGTCAGCGCTGGTGAACCACAACATCgtgtcccctgatgtcccctgcAGCGCCAGCGCGGGGCTCACCGTGGACATCTGGCACAGATACCTGCAGGACAGCTCG AGTTACGaggaccaggagctgctgcggCTCATCTACTACGGCGGGATCCAGCACGAGATCAGGAAGGCTGTGTGGCCCTTCCTGCTGGGCCATTACCAGTTTGGGATGacagaggcagagaggaaggag GCTGACGAGCAGACCCGGGCATGCTACGAGCACACCATGGCAGAGTGGCTGGGCTGCGAGGCCATCGTCCGGCAGCGCGAGAAGGAGTCGCACGCTGCAGCCCTGGCCAAGTGCTCCTCGGGGGCCAGCCTGGACTCCCACATCCAGAGGATGATGCACAGGGACTCCACCATCAGCAACGAG tcctcgcagagctgcagctccggCCGGCAGAACCACGCCCGGCTGCAGAGCgactccagctccagcacccag GTGTTTGAATCTGTGGATGAGGTGGAACAGACTGAAGTAGATTCTCAGCTGGAAGATGGCAAACAAAGCAAGATCCCCAATGGGACAGTCCCCAATGGCACGTGTTCCCCTGATTCTGGGCACCCTTCTTCCCAAAACTTCTCCATCACATCGGGGTTCTCGGAGCGCAGCTTCAGCAACGAGGACAGTGCCCTGGAAACCACCAAATCCTCATCCAGCTCCCAGGGAAAGGCTGCTGGCTCTGACCTGCCAGCCCCACCAGACACAGATGGTGTccagcaggagaagctgcagggccaggacagcCTGGAAGGGGAATTTCCCACTGGTGGAAGCGTGGATTTTGTCCCCATGGGTGAGGGCTCGGCGGGGCTCCTGCGTGACAGTGACACTGTGGCCCTGACTGTGGTGGAGAGCTGGGCAGACAGCGAGGctgagaagcagagcctggtgGAGAGTGAGGACAACCTCTCTGAGGAACCAGAGATGGAGAGTCTGTACCCACAGCTGGACTCTCTGACTGTGACTGATCTGACCAGCAGTGAaccagctgctctctcctccACAGGTGTCACCTACTCT ccagagctgctggacaTGTACACGGTGAACCTGCACCGCATTGAGAAGGACGTGCAGCGCTGTGACCGTAACTACTGGTACTTCACCCCCGCCAACCTGGAGAAGCTCCGCAACGTCATGTGCAg CTACATCTGGCAGCACATTGAGATTGGCTATGTGCAAGGCATGTGTGACCTGCTGGCCCCTCTCCTGGTCATCCTGGATGATG AGGCTCTGGCCTTCAGCTGCTTCACCGAGCTGATGAAGAGGATGAACCAGAACTTCCCCCATGGAGGAGCCATGGACACCCACTTTGCCAACATGAGGTCGCTGATCCAG ATTCTGGACTCTGAGCTCTTTGAGCTGATGCACCAGAATGGGGATTACACTCATTTCTACTTCTGCTACCGATGGTTTCTCCTGGACTTCAAGAGAG AGCTGGTGTATGATGATGTCTTTGCTGTCTGGGAGACCATCTGGGCTGCTGCTCACGTCTCCTCTGCTCACTACGTGCTCTTCATAGCCCTGGCCCTGGTGGAGATGTACCGGGACATCATCCTGGAGAACAACATGGATTTTACAGACATCATCAAGTTTTTCAATG AAATGGCCGAGCGCCACAACACCAAGCAGATCCTGAAGCTGGCTCGGGACCTGGTCTATAAAGTGCAGACTCTGATTGAGAACAAATGA